A DNA window from Procambarus clarkii isolate CNS0578487 chromosome 3, FALCON_Pclarkii_2.0, whole genome shotgun sequence contains the following coding sequences:
- the LOC138368415 gene encoding putative mediator of RNA polymerase II transcription subunit 29 — protein sequence MTSNMSETRNMTSNISETRNMTSNISETRNMTSNISETRNMTSNISETRNMTSNISETRNMTSNISETRNMTSNISETRNMTSNISETRNMTSNMSETCNMTSNISETRNMTSNISETRNMTSNISETRNMTSNMSETRNMTSNISETRNMTSIMSETRNMSETRNMSETRNMTSNMSETRNMSLILIDVGFSEGNYNIIRYQLDNIEIVKYICEKDMGAVINRVIQAQTIILRNMDYYY from the coding sequence ATGACGAGTAATATGTCTGAAACTCGCAATATGACGAGTAATATCTCTGAAACTCGCAATATGACGAGTAATATCTCTGAAACTCGCAATATGACGAGTAATATATCTGAAACTCGCAATATGACGAGTAATATATCTGAAACTCGCAATATGACGAGTAATATCTCTGAAACTCGCAATATGACGAGTAATATATCTGAAACTCGCAATATGACGAGTAATATATCTGAAACTCGCAATATGACGAGTAATATATCTGAAACTCGCAATATGACGAGCAATATGTCTGAAACTTGCAATATGACGAGTAATATCTCTGAAACTCGCAATATGACGAGTAATATATCTGAAACTCGCAATATGACGAGTAATATCTCTGAAACTCGCAATATGACGAGCAATATGTCTGAAACTCGCAATATGACGAGTAATATATCTGAAACTCGCAATATGACGAGTATTATGTCTGAAACTCGCAATATGTCTGAAACTCGCAATATGTCTGAAACTCGCAATATGACGAGCAATATGTCTGAAACTCGCAATATGAGTTTAATACTGATAGATGTGGGGTTCAGTGAAGGAAATTATAACATTATTAGATATCAACTGGACAATATTGAAATTGTCAAATATATTTGCGAAAAAGACATGGGTGCTGTGATTAACAGGGTTATTCAGGCACAAACAATAATTTTACGAAatatggattattattattaa